The following are encoded together in the Nocardioides okcheonensis genome:
- a CDS encoding ABC transporter permease, producing MSEHRTTPGTDGPDLASVENPVAPSGDTVRVERAAAEPERASRGAGLMGGAFGRNLGLVVALLVICAVGAVTAGDRFASVDNVVTILRLASITGVVSIGMTFVITGGGIDLSVGAIVALASVWATTFATQSMANDTHWLLMVFAALAVGAACGLVNGVLIAYGNVVPFIMTLATLASARGLAEIISERRTQIVPSPDLPDSAGVQGFKDFWTADVLGIPLLVVIFALVSVAGWFLFNRTTFGRRTLAVGGNPEAARLAGIDVRRHTVLLYVLVGLCCGLAALMFIARTSTGTSTHGTLLELDVIAAVVIGGTLLTGGRGTIVGTVIGVLIFSTLSNVFVLNNQDASTQAVAKGLIIVVAVLLQQRLARRSTTT from the coding sequence ATGAGCGAGCACCGCACCACCCCCGGCACCGACGGGCCCGACCTGGCGTCCGTCGAGAACCCCGTCGCGCCGTCCGGGGACACGGTCCGGGTCGAGCGCGCGGCCGCGGAGCCCGAGCGGGCGTCGCGCGGCGCCGGGCTGATGGGCGGGGCGTTCGGGCGCAACCTCGGCCTGGTGGTCGCCCTGCTGGTCATCTGCGCGGTCGGCGCCGTCACGGCCGGCGACCGGTTCGCCAGCGTCGACAACGTCGTCACCATCCTGCGCCTCGCCTCCATCACGGGCGTCGTCAGCATCGGCATGACCTTCGTGATCACCGGTGGCGGCATCGACCTGTCCGTGGGGGCGATCGTGGCCCTCGCCTCCGTGTGGGCCACCACGTTCGCCACGCAGAGCATGGCCAACGACACGCACTGGCTGCTGATGGTGTTCGCGGCGCTCGCGGTCGGTGCGGCCTGCGGCCTGGTCAACGGGGTGCTGATCGCCTACGGCAACGTCGTCCCGTTCATCATGACCCTCGCGACCCTGGCCTCCGCCCGCGGGCTGGCCGAGATCATCTCCGAGCGGCGCACCCAGATCGTGCCGTCGCCGGACCTGCCCGACTCCGCAGGCGTCCAGGGGTTCAAGGACTTCTGGACCGCCGACGTCCTCGGCATCCCGCTGCTGGTCGTCATCTTCGCCCTCGTCTCGGTGGCGGGCTGGTTCCTCTTCAACCGCACCACGTTCGGGCGCCGGACCCTGGCCGTCGGCGGCAACCCCGAGGCGGCGCGGCTCGCCGGCATCGACGTCAGGCGGCACACCGTGCTGCTCTACGTCCTGGTCGGCCTCTGCTGCGGCCTCGCCGCCCTGATGTTCATCGCCCGCACGTCGACCGGCACCTCCACCCACGGCACCCTGCTGGAGCTCGACGTCATCGCCGCCGTCGTGATCGGCGGGACCCTGCTGACCGGTGGCCGCGGCACCATCGTCGGCACCGTCATCGGCGTGCTGATCTTCAGCACCCTGAGCAACGTCTTCGTCCTCAACAACCAGGACGCCTCGACCCAGGCCGTCGCCAAGGGCCTGATCATCGTCGTCGCCGTGCTGCTCCAGCAGCGCCTGGCGCGTCGCTCGACCACGACCTGA
- a CDS encoding sugar phosphate isomerase/epimerase family protein: MTRPVTLFTGQWADLPFEEVCRLASGWGYDGLEIACWGDHFDPWAAVEDDGYVAAKRAVLEEHGLQVFAISNHLKGQAVCDDPIDARHRDILPDRIWGDGDAEGVRQRAAEEMKTTARAARRLGVDVVVGFTGSSIWKYVAMFPPASQAMVDAGYEDFANRWNPILDVFDDEGVRFAHEVHPSEIAYDYWTTVRAMEAIGHREAFGLNWDPSHFVWQDLDPVGFLWDFRDRIYHVDCKDVKLQVGNGRNGRMGSHLPWADPRRGWDFVSTGHGDVPWEQCFRMLNAIGYDGPISVEWEDAGMDRLVGAPEALELVRRLAFDAPSTAFDAAFSTRSEA, translated from the coding sequence ATGACCCGCCCCGTCACCCTGTTCACCGGCCAGTGGGCCGACCTGCCGTTCGAGGAGGTCTGCCGCCTCGCCTCCGGCTGGGGCTACGACGGCCTCGAGATCGCCTGCTGGGGCGACCACTTCGACCCCTGGGCCGCGGTCGAGGACGACGGCTACGTCGCCGCGAAGCGCGCGGTGCTCGAGGAGCACGGCCTGCAGGTGTTCGCGATCAGCAACCACCTCAAGGGCCAGGCGGTGTGCGACGACCCGATCGACGCCCGCCACCGCGATATCCTCCCCGACCGGATCTGGGGAGACGGCGACGCCGAGGGCGTGCGCCAGCGCGCCGCGGAGGAGATGAAGACGACCGCGCGGGCGGCCCGCCGCCTCGGGGTGGACGTCGTCGTCGGCTTCACCGGCTCCTCGATCTGGAAGTACGTCGCGATGTTCCCGCCGGCCTCCCAGGCCATGGTCGACGCCGGCTACGAGGACTTCGCGAACCGCTGGAACCCGATCCTGGACGTCTTCGACGACGAGGGCGTGCGCTTCGCGCACGAGGTGCACCCCTCCGAGATCGCCTACGACTACTGGACGACCGTGCGGGCGATGGAGGCGATCGGCCACCGTGAGGCGTTCGGGCTGAACTGGGACCCCAGCCACTTCGTGTGGCAGGACCTCGACCCGGTCGGCTTCCTCTGGGACTTCCGCGACCGGATCTACCACGTCGACTGCAAGGACGTGAAGTTGCAGGTCGGCAACGGTCGCAACGGCCGGATGGGCTCGCACCTGCCGTGGGCGGACCCGCGGCGGGGCTGGGACTTCGTCTCGACCGGCCACGGCGACGTGCCCTGGGAGCAGTGCTTCCGGATGCTCAACGCGATCGGCTACGACGGGCCGATCTCGGTGGAGTGGGAGGACGCCGGGATGGACCGCCTGGTCGGGGCGCCGGAGGCGCTCGAGCTCGTCCGGCGCCTGGCCTTCGACGCGCCGTCGACGGCCTTCGATGCCGCGTTCAGTACCCGTTCGGAGGCCTAG
- a CDS encoding class I SAM-dependent methyltransferase, with amino-acid sequence MAWDRDFFYDTYPRVEEAFAARLDESLAPRDPSVLLQVVRELDLPPDSRAVDVGCGEGAYAFRLATHFGLRVLGIDPVQRHLDLAREARRDLAPDIASRVSFERGTATAVPLRDGSLDLVWCRDVMVHVESPAEAYAEAARVLRPGGHVVSYQVVATDLLEPGEAAWLFDVMGVVPSSADPAVLDDAVARSGLEVVDTLDLAAEWGEWTEEQEGAGSRALLRLARLLRDPDRYRAEFGDAAYDVMLGDCRWHVYRMAGKLAGRVDVLRRPGRG; translated from the coding sequence GTGGCCTGGGACCGTGACTTCTTCTACGACACCTACCCGCGCGTGGAGGAGGCCTTCGCGGCCAGGCTCGACGAGAGCCTGGCGCCGCGCGACCCGTCGGTGCTGCTCCAGGTCGTGCGCGAGCTCGACCTGCCCCCGGACAGCCGCGCGGTCGACGTCGGCTGCGGGGAGGGGGCGTACGCCTTCCGGCTGGCCACCCACTTCGGCCTCCGCGTGCTCGGCATCGACCCGGTGCAGCGCCACCTCGACCTGGCCCGCGAGGCGCGACGCGACCTCGCGCCCGACATCGCCTCGCGCGTCTCGTTCGAGCGCGGCACCGCGACGGCCGTGCCGCTGCGCGACGGGTCGCTCGACCTCGTGTGGTGCCGCGACGTGATGGTCCACGTCGAGAGCCCCGCCGAGGCCTACGCCGAGGCCGCGCGCGTGCTGCGCCCGGGCGGCCACGTCGTCTCCTACCAGGTGGTCGCCACCGACCTCCTCGAGCCGGGCGAGGCCGCGTGGCTCTTCGACGTGATGGGGGTGGTGCCGTCGTCGGCCGACCCGGCCGTGCTCGACGACGCCGTCGCGCGGTCCGGCCTCGAGGTCGTCGACACCCTCGACCTCGCCGCCGAGTGGGGCGAGTGGACAGAGGAGCAGGAGGGCGCCGGCTCGCGGGCCCTGCTGCGCCTGGCCCGCCTGCTGCGCGACCCGGACCGCTACCGCGCGGAGTTCGGCGACGCCGCCTACGACGTGATGCTCGGCGACTGTCGCTGGCACGTCTACCGGATGGCCGGCAAGCTCGCCGGGCGCGTCGACGTGCTGCGGCGACCGGGACGCGGTTAA
- a CDS encoding histidine phosphatase family protein gives MASVSGPELWVVRHGETEWSRDGRHTSVTDLPLTEKGEAAARELAPRLADVAFDLVLTSPRQRARRTAELAGFAGAEVDDDLAEWAYGDYEGITTEQIRETDPTWSVWTHPTPGGETAAEVARRLDRVVARAREHERTIVFAHGHSLRVLTARWLQQTAAEGRFFRLDTSTVSVLAFERETPVLLRWNS, from the coding sequence ATGGCATCGGTGTCGGGTCCTGAGCTCTGGGTGGTCCGGCACGGTGAGACCGAGTGGAGCCGCGACGGCCGGCACACCTCGGTGACCGACCTGCCGCTGACGGAGAAGGGCGAGGCGGCGGCCCGCGAGCTGGCCCCGCGCCTGGCCGACGTGGCGTTCGACCTCGTGCTGACCAGCCCGCGCCAGCGGGCGCGGCGCACCGCCGAGCTCGCCGGCTTCGCCGGGGCGGAGGTCGACGACGACCTCGCCGAGTGGGCCTACGGCGACTACGAGGGCATCACCACCGAGCAGATCCGCGAGACCGACCCCACGTGGAGCGTCTGGACGCACCCGACGCCCGGCGGCGAGACGGCCGCAGAGGTCGCCCGGCGCCTGGACCGCGTCGTGGCGCGCGCCCGCGAGCACGAGCGGACGATCGTCTTCGCCCACGGGCACTCGCTGCGGGTGCTGACCGCACGGTGGCTCCAGCAGACCGCCGCCGAGGGACGCTTCTTCCGGCTCGACACCTCCACGGTCTCGGTCCTCGCGTTCGAGCGCGAGACCCCGGTGCTGCTGCGGTGGAACAGCTGA
- a CDS encoding MaoC family dehydratase: MSHAAKTNPGNFFEDFTLGQVIEHATPRTVTEGDRALYGAIYPTRFAIWSSAEFAASVGLAPHPVEDLIGFHVAFGKTVPDVSLNAVANLGYAECRFHVPVVPGDTLRTRSEVIGLKQNSNGRTGVVWVRSTATNQRGEVAIDWARWVMVHKRSADAPAPETVVPDLAPAVAAADLVVPAGLDLTAYDTVAAGSPHLLGDYEVGERIDHVDGVTLTDAEHMMATRLWQNTAKVHFSTEARPDGRRLVYGGHVISLARALSFNGLANAQLVAAINAGAHVAPAFAGDTVHAWSEVLDTAELDAPGVGALRLRLVATRGRDESMTLRGEDGAYADGVLLDLDHWVLVPR, from the coding sequence ATGAGCCACGCCGCCAAGACCAACCCGGGCAACTTCTTCGAGGACTTCACCCTCGGCCAGGTCATCGAGCACGCCACCCCGCGCACGGTCACCGAGGGGGACCGCGCGCTCTACGGCGCGATCTACCCGACCCGGTTCGCGATCTGGTCGTCGGCCGAGTTCGCCGCGTCGGTGGGCCTCGCGCCGCACCCGGTCGAGGACCTGATCGGCTTCCACGTCGCCTTCGGCAAGACGGTGCCGGACGTCTCGCTCAACGCGGTGGCCAACCTCGGCTACGCCGAGTGCCGCTTCCACGTCCCGGTCGTCCCGGGCGACACCCTGCGCACCCGCTCCGAGGTGATCGGGCTCAAGCAGAACTCCAACGGCCGCACCGGCGTCGTGTGGGTGCGCTCCACCGCCACCAACCAGCGTGGTGAGGTCGCGATCGACTGGGCGCGCTGGGTGATGGTGCACAAGCGCTCGGCCGACGCGCCGGCCCCGGAGACGGTCGTGCCGGACCTCGCGCCGGCCGTGGCCGCCGCCGACCTCGTCGTGCCGGCCGGCCTCGACCTCACGGCGTACGACACCGTCGCCGCGGGCTCGCCGCACCTGCTCGGCGACTACGAGGTGGGGGAGCGGATCGACCACGTCGACGGGGTCACCCTCACCGACGCCGAGCACATGATGGCGACCCGGCTGTGGCAGAACACCGCGAAGGTGCACTTCAGCACCGAGGCCCGCCCCGACGGGCGGCGGCTGGTCTACGGCGGCCACGTGATCTCGCTGGCCCGCGCGCTGTCGTTCAACGGCCTGGCCAACGCCCAGCTGGTCGCGGCGATCAACGCCGGCGCCCACGTGGCGCCCGCGTTCGCCGGGGACACGGTCCACGCCTGGTCGGAGGTGCTGGACACCGCCGAGCTCGACGCCCCGGGCGTGGGCGCGCTCCGGCTGCGGCTGGTCGCGACCAGGGGCCGCGACGAGTCGATGACGCTGCGCGGCGAGGACGGCGCGTACGCCGACGGCGTGCTGCTCGACCTCGACCACTGGGTGCTCGTGCCCCGCTGA
- a CDS encoding MFS transporter: MGADLRRARLAIAAAFLTQGLVFISLTTRLPRIQDRWDLDELALSGVLLMMVLLAGAGSLLAERLAPRLDSARVLRAGLLTVAVAVAVAILAPTTAVFVLGLAAYGVGLGLVDATGNMQAVALEHRLGRVVLPSCHGAWTLGGVVGAVLTLATTDVQWSAVALVALLPLAAAAAPYLPRDHGEAATSTDTDVPWRPIVLVGLALVCFYTVDTAAATWGPVYLDDEFAAPEGLVALATLPYLLASGLVRLVGDGLTERVGAVRLLRVGAAVALVSLVVVVAAPSWPVAVLGFTGLGCGVAVVAPLSFSAAAALAGRDADPATRQARVDAVVARFNQFNYVGALLGAVMTGAVGAGSLRVGFAVPLVLVVALFWLARAFAPADDLSSGRAPADA; the protein is encoded by the coding sequence ATGGGCGCTGACCTCCGCCGGGCGCGGCTCGCGATCGCGGCCGCCTTCCTGACCCAGGGGCTGGTGTTCATCAGCCTCACCACCCGCCTGCCCCGCATCCAGGACCGGTGGGACCTCGACGAGCTGGCGCTGTCCGGCGTCCTGCTGATGATGGTCCTGCTGGCGGGCGCGGGCTCCCTGCTCGCCGAGCGCCTCGCGCCGCGCCTCGACAGTGCGCGGGTGCTGCGCGCCGGGCTGCTCACCGTGGCCGTGGCCGTCGCCGTGGCGATCCTGGCCCCGACGACCGCGGTGTTCGTGCTCGGCCTCGCGGCGTACGGCGTCGGGCTCGGGCTGGTCGACGCCACCGGCAACATGCAGGCGGTCGCGCTCGAGCACCGGCTGGGCCGGGTCGTGCTGCCCTCCTGCCACGGGGCATGGACGCTCGGCGGCGTCGTCGGGGCGGTGCTCACCCTCGCCACGACCGACGTGCAGTGGTCGGCCGTCGCGCTCGTGGCCCTGCTGCCGCTCGCGGCGGCCGCTGCGCCGTACCTCCCCCGCGACCACGGCGAGGCCGCGACGTCGACCGACACCGACGTGCCGTGGCGCCCGATCGTGCTGGTCGGGCTCGCCCTCGTCTGCTTCTACACCGTCGACACGGCCGCCGCGACGTGGGGACCGGTCTACCTCGACGACGAGTTCGCCGCGCCCGAGGGCCTGGTCGCGCTGGCGACGCTCCCCTACCTGCTCGCGAGCGGCCTGGTCCGCTTGGTCGGCGACGGCCTCACCGAGCGGGTCGGGGCGGTCCGCCTGCTGCGCGTGGGCGCGGCCGTGGCGCTGGTGTCGCTCGTCGTGGTGGTGGCGGCCCCGTCGTGGCCGGTCGCCGTGCTGGGCTTCACCGGGCTCGGCTGCGGCGTGGCGGTGGTCGCGCCGCTGAGCTTCTCCGCGGCGGCCGCGCTCGCCGGCCGCGACGCCGACCCGGCGACGCGGCAGGCCCGCGTCGACGCGGTGGTGGCGCGGTTCAACCAGTTCAACTACGTCGGCGCGCTGCTCGGCGCGGTGATGACCGGCGCGGTCGGCGCCGGCTCGCTGCGGGTCGGCTTCGCCGTCCCGCTCGTGCTGGTGGTGGCCCTGTTCTGGCTGGCGCGGGCCTTCGCGCCGGCGGACGACCTGTCATCGGGACGGGCGCCCGCCGACGCGTAG
- a CDS encoding DUF5302 domain-containing protein, whose amino-acid sequence MADQDPNADLKAKMREALDRKQGHHHPDDTAGSREKAHGSEVNDKNVAKPMHRRKAGGGGA is encoded by the coding sequence ATGGCCGACCAGGACCCGAACGCCGACCTCAAGGCGAAGATGCGGGAGGCCCTGGACCGCAAGCAGGGCCACCACCACCCCGACGACACCGCGGGCTCGCGGGAGAAGGCGCACGGCTCGGAGGTCAACGACAAGAACGTCGCCAAGCCGATGCACCGCCGCAAGGCCGGTGGCGGGGGCGCCTGA
- a CDS encoding substrate-binding domain-containing protein, which produces MRLRTTPSRQPGRRLPGLVAGAAAVLALSACTGSAQDAADDEEGSSGSTPAAASGANDESGDTVTIGFSAPAADHGWMAAITDNVRALSDQYPDLDLKVATGTNDVSLQISQVETFINDGVDAIVLLPFDGAAMTPVALKAMEAGIPVINVDREFDDPNAARVTVLGDNYGMGVSAGQYVCEQADGNEDAVVAEIAGIDSLPLTQDRSQGFEDALAECGLDVDARQAAQFTVASGEEVASQLLQAEPEIDFLWNHDDDQGVGVLAAIESAGRDEFTMIGGAGSANAMRAIQDDSGVLKATVIYPSTQGADGVKLARLLVQEKAMGDLVEVEVPREVQLYAPVVTADNVDQFIDTAFES; this is translated from the coding sequence ATGCGTCTGCGCACCACCCCCTCACGCCAGCCCGGCCGCCGTCTCCCCGGTCTGGTGGCCGGCGCCGCCGCCGTCCTGGCCCTCTCCGCCTGCACCGGCAGCGCCCAGGACGCGGCCGACGACGAGGAGGGCTCGTCGGGCTCCACGCCGGCTGCCGCCTCGGGGGCCAACGACGAGTCGGGTGACACCGTCACCATCGGCTTCTCCGCACCCGCCGCCGACCACGGCTGGATGGCCGCCATCACCGACAACGTGCGCGCCCTCTCCGACCAGTACCCCGACCTCGACCTCAAGGTCGCCACGGGCACCAACGACGTCAGCCTGCAGATCAGCCAGGTCGAGACGTTCATCAACGACGGGGTCGACGCGATCGTGCTGCTCCCGTTCGACGGCGCGGCGATGACGCCGGTGGCGCTGAAGGCCATGGAGGCCGGCATCCCGGTGATCAACGTCGACCGCGAGTTCGACGACCCCAACGCCGCCCGCGTCACCGTCCTCGGCGACAACTACGGCATGGGCGTCTCGGCCGGTCAGTACGTCTGCGAGCAGGCCGACGGCAACGAGGACGCCGTCGTCGCCGAGATCGCCGGCATCGACTCGCTGCCCCTGACCCAGGACCGCAGCCAGGGCTTCGAGGACGCCCTGGCCGAGTGCGGCCTCGACGTCGACGCCCGCCAGGCCGCCCAGTTCACCGTCGCGAGCGGCGAGGAGGTCGCCTCGCAGCTCCTGCAGGCCGAGCCCGAGATCGACTTCCTGTGGAACCACGACGACGACCAGGGCGTCGGCGTCCTGGCGGCGATCGAGAGCGCCGGCCGCGACGAGTTCACCATGATCGGCGGCGCCGGCTCCGCCAACGCCATGCGTGCCATCCAGGACGACTCCGGCGTCCTCAAGGCGACGGTCATCTACCCCTCGACGCAGGGCGCCGACGGCGTCAAGCTCGCCCGCCTGCTGGTGCAGGAGAAGGCCATGGGCGACCTGGTCGAGGTCGAGGTGCCCCGCGAGGTGCAGCTCTACGCGCCGGTCGTGACGGCCGACAACGTCGACCAGTTCATCGACACCGCGTTCGAGTCCTGA
- a CDS encoding DUF1707 domain-containing protein: MRGFGAKDAERDAALAWIAAAHADGQIGEADRDLRLDRARGAETADELATLTRDLRPVARAAQPAPMVPVRRGPSRRAGGVLVGLSIFLVLVGVGVTGLVALLALAVGPSGTTGRAGGSSEAVPVVVTDGELDASGLRGFLRAYSEQFGTDEALQVVVADGRVTVTVPVRGEEPSARMWAWSGSWEQLSGRTPVAAGVATVDLRTLDVRRLVRNVEVARSALGRDVGVQRVVVSDSGTGPRVRVHLAGDGTAGTVVTTPGGRVVSGVTS, translated from the coding sequence ATGAGGGGATTCGGCGCCAAGGACGCGGAGCGTGACGCGGCGCTCGCCTGGATCGCGGCGGCCCACGCCGACGGGCAGATCGGCGAGGCCGACCGCGACCTGCGCCTCGACCGGGCCCGCGGCGCGGAGACCGCCGACGAGCTCGCGACGCTGACCCGCGACCTGCGTCCCGTGGCCCGCGCCGCGCAGCCGGCCCCGATGGTGCCGGTGCGGCGCGGACCCTCGCGGCGCGCCGGCGGCGTGCTGGTCGGGCTGAGCATCTTCCTCGTCCTCGTGGGCGTGGGCGTCACGGGCCTCGTGGCCCTGCTCGCCCTCGCCGTCGGGCCCTCCGGGACCACCGGGCGGGCCGGCGGGTCGAGCGAGGCCGTCCCCGTCGTCGTGACCGACGGCGAACTCGACGCGAGCGGGCTGCGGGGGTTCCTGCGGGCCTACTCCGAGCAGTTCGGCACCGACGAGGCGCTCCAGGTCGTCGTCGCCGACGGCCGGGTGACCGTGACGGTCCCGGTGCGCGGGGAGGAGCCGAGCGCCCGGATGTGGGCGTGGTCCGGCTCCTGGGAGCAGCTCTCCGGGCGTACGCCGGTCGCCGCCGGGGTCGCCACCGTCGACCTGCGGACCCTCGACGTGCGCCGCCTGGTCCGCAACGTCGAGGTGGCCCGCTCGGCGCTGGGGCGCGACGTCGGCGTGCAGCGCGTGGTCGTCTCCGACTCCGGGACCGGACCTCGCGTGCGCGTCCACCTGGCCGGTGACGGGACGGCCGGCACGGTGGTGACGACGCCCGGCGGACGGGTCGTCAGCGGCGTCACGTCGTGA
- a CDS encoding sugar ABC transporter ATP-binding protein, translated as MASSQTPLLEVRGIVKRFPGVLALGGVDLDVRAGEVHCLLGQNGAGKSTLIKVLSASYQPDEGEVLWEDQPVTLGTPQAAMRLGISTIYQELDLVPELTVAENIFLGHELSRGGVSRVPETNRRARELLARLGHPEISATRAVGRLPPAAQQVVSMARALSQDTRLLILDEPSAVLDQGEVDTLFRTIRDLTATGVAVVYISHRLEEIRQIGDRITVLKDGRTVASGLPVDQTPTAELIRLMTGRSIEYVFPPRTGATATGEPVLDVRGLELAGVFSGVDLSVRAGEIVGLAGLVGAGRSEILETVYGARRASAGSVRVHGRELRRGSVPAAVRAGLGLAPEERKSQGLLLDQAVYRNVTVSTLRRFARLGFLDSGEERRRAAEVTGSLDVRPGGVDRLVRLLSGGNQQKVVLARWLLRECRVLLLDEPTRGVDVGARAEIYAVVRALADSGVAVVVVSSEVEEVLGLSDRVLVVREGRVVHEGPAHEIDESRVLDLVMEGSAA; from the coding sequence GTGGCCTCCTCCCAGACCCCCCTCCTCGAGGTGCGCGGCATCGTCAAGCGCTTCCCCGGCGTGCTGGCGCTCGGCGGCGTCGACCTCGACGTGCGCGCCGGCGAGGTGCACTGCCTGCTCGGCCAGAACGGCGCCGGCAAGTCGACCCTGATCAAGGTGCTCTCCGCGAGCTACCAGCCGGACGAGGGCGAGGTCCTGTGGGAGGACCAGCCGGTCACCCTCGGCACGCCCCAGGCCGCGATGAGGCTGGGGATCTCCACGATCTACCAGGAGCTCGACCTGGTGCCCGAGCTCACCGTCGCGGAGAACATCTTCCTCGGCCACGAGCTCAGCCGCGGCGGCGTCAGCCGGGTCCCCGAGACCAACCGCCGCGCCCGCGAGCTGCTGGCCCGCCTGGGCCACCCCGAGATCTCCGCCACCCGCGCCGTCGGGCGACTCCCACCCGCCGCGCAGCAGGTCGTCAGCATGGCCCGCGCCCTGTCCCAGGACACGCGGCTGCTGATCCTCGACGAGCCGTCGGCGGTGCTCGACCAGGGCGAGGTCGACACCCTCTTCCGCACCATCCGCGACCTGACCGCCACGGGCGTCGCGGTCGTCTACATCTCCCACCGCCTCGAGGAGATCCGCCAGATCGGCGACCGGATCACCGTGCTGAAGGACGGCAGGACCGTCGCCAGCGGGCTGCCGGTCGACCAGACCCCGACCGCCGAGCTGATCAGGCTGATGACCGGACGCTCCATCGAGTACGTCTTCCCGCCGCGCACCGGCGCGACGGCGACGGGGGAGCCGGTGCTGGACGTGCGGGGTCTCGAGCTCGCCGGCGTGTTCTCCGGCGTCGACCTGAGCGTGCGCGCGGGCGAGATCGTCGGTCTCGCCGGCCTCGTGGGCGCCGGTCGCTCCGAGATCCTGGAGACCGTCTACGGCGCCCGCCGGGCGTCGGCCGGCAGCGTCCGGGTCCACGGACGCGAGCTGCGCCGCGGGTCGGTCCCTGCTGCCGTCAGGGCGGGCCTGGGGCTCGCGCCCGAGGAGCGCAAGAGCCAGGGCCTGCTGCTCGACCAGGCCGTCTACCGCAACGTCACCGTCTCCACCCTGCGCCGCTTCGCCCGTCTGGGCTTCCTCGACAGCGGCGAGGAGCGACGCCGGGCCGCGGAGGTCACCGGCTCCCTCGACGTCCGCCCCGGCGGCGTCGACCGCCTCGTCCGGCTGCTGTCCGGCGGCAACCAGCAGAAGGTGGTGCTGGCGCGGTGGCTGCTGCGCGAGTGCCGCGTGCTCCTGCTCGACGAGCCCACGCGCGGCGTCGACGTCGGAGCGCGGGCCGAGATCTACGCCGTGGTGCGCGCGCTGGCCGACTCCGGGGTCGCCGTGGTGGTCGTGTCCAGCGAGGTGGAGGAGGTGCTCGGCCTGTCCGACCGGGTGCTGGTGGTCCGCGAGGGCCGCGTCGTGCACGAGGGCCCCGCGCACGAGATCGACGAGTCCCGGGTCCTCGACCTGGTCATGGAAGGAAGCGCCGCATGA
- a CDS encoding Gfo/Idh/MocA family protein codes for MTHQHDTLAVGMVGHAFMGAAHSQAWRNAPRFFDLPLHPRMAAVAGRDAARVAEAATRLGWESTETSWQALVARDDIDLVDVCTPGDTHAEIAVAALEAGKHVLCEKPLANTVEEAEAMVAAAEKAAASGVRSMVGFTYRRVPAIGLARRLVAEGRLGQVHHVRAQYLQDWIVDPEAPMSWRLDKSRAGSGALGDIGAHVVDLAQFITGDTIATVSGRLETFVKERPLPAEAHTGLAGAAAGGSTERGLVTVDDAAAFLAHFRGGALGVFEATRFANGRKNAIRIEVNGSRGSLAFDFEDMNVLHFYDGDDDAATAGFRRILVTEPEHPYVAAWWPAGHLLGYEHGFTHQVVDLVTDIAAGTDPAPSFADGLQVQRVLAAVETSSNDNAWQDVPV; via the coding sequence ATGACGCACCAGCACGACACCCTCGCCGTGGGGATGGTGGGCCACGCCTTCATGGGCGCCGCCCACTCCCAGGCCTGGCGCAACGCTCCCCGCTTCTTCGACCTGCCGCTCCACCCCCGCATGGCGGCGGTGGCGGGCCGTGACGCGGCCAGGGTCGCCGAGGCCGCGACCCGCCTGGGGTGGGAGTCCACCGAGACGTCGTGGCAGGCGCTCGTCGCCCGCGACGACATCGACCTGGTCGACGTGTGCACCCCCGGGGACACCCACGCCGAGATCGCCGTGGCGGCCCTCGAGGCAGGCAAGCACGTGCTGTGCGAGAAGCCGCTCGCCAACACCGTCGAGGAGGCGGAGGCGATGGTCGCGGCGGCCGAGAAGGCCGCGGCGTCGGGCGTCCGGTCGATGGTGGGCTTCACCTACCGGCGCGTGCCCGCGATCGGGCTCGCGCGCCGCCTGGTCGCCGAGGGCCGGCTCGGCCAGGTCCACCACGTCCGCGCGCAGTACCTGCAGGACTGGATCGTCGACCCGGAGGCGCCGATGTCGTGGCGCCTGGACAAGTCCCGGGCCGGGTCCGGTGCCCTGGGCGACATCGGCGCCCACGTCGTCGACCTGGCCCAGTTCATCACCGGCGACACGATCGCGACGGTGTCCGGCCGGCTCGAGACCTTCGTCAAGGAGCGACCGCTCCCGGCAGAGGCGCACACCGGGCTGGCCGGCGCCGCAGCGGGGGGCTCCACGGAACGTGGGCTGGTGACGGTGGACGACGCCGCCGCCTTCCTGGCCCACTTCCGTGGAGGAGCGCTGGGCGTGTTCGAGGCGACCCGGTTCGCCAACGGCCGCAAGAACGCGATCCGCATCGAGGTCAACGGCTCGCGCGGCAGCCTCGCCTTCGACTTCGAGGACATGAACGTCCTGCACTTCTACGACGGCGACGACGACGCGGCGACGGCCGGCTTCCGGCGGATCCTGGTCACCGAGCCTGAGCACCCCTACGTCGCGGCCTGGTGGCCCGCGGGACACCTGCTCGGCTACGAGCACGGCTTCACCCACCAGGTCGTCGACCTCGTCACCGACATCGCCGCCGGCACGGACCCCGCCCCGTCGTTCGCCGACGGCCTGCAGGTCCAGCGCGTCCTCGCGGCCGTCGAGACCAGCTCGAACGACAACGCCTGGCAGGACGTACCGGTATGA